A portion of the Calliphora vicina chromosome 5, idCalVici1.1, whole genome shotgun sequence genome contains these proteins:
- the LOC135961177 gene encoding nucleolin produces MDSSSESDYCVDEFVKPDKIRKSVNDDSADLLGNFDDVKRQEILDGTYEDKDQSDEEESMSEQESDSGEDEEKDEKEDDEVKQDEEMKELPETENGDFVNKTPIGKNGLTKAQVEQLRKGASKTNRYVLYVTNLCFETTRGDLEDYFGSKGSVKSVRIPKKCRGGFAFVEMSDLESFQRGFELHDTELQGRRIKVQFSEGGKKKSANKKNIMRQKNRKLAKMRNEHKTFTKSGKFYDKNIKKEIAHVVEASKRWRKKPGPGGGAPRQK; encoded by the exons atg GATTCATCTTCCGAAAGTGATTACTGTGTGGATGAATTTGTTAAGCCTGATAAAATACGGAAATCTGTTAATGATGATTCAGCTGATTTGTTAGGAAATTTCGACGATGTCAAACGTCAAGAAATCTTGGATGGTACTTATGAGGATAAAGACCAAAGTGATGAAGAAGAATCAATGTCAGAACAAGAGTCAGATAGCGGTGAAGATGAAGAGAAGGATGAAAAAGAAGATGACGAGGTTAAACAAGATGAGGAAATGAAGGAATTACCTGAAACTGAAAATGGTGACTTTGTAAATAAAACTCCTATTGGCAAAAATGGTCTTACGAAAGCCCAGGTGGAACAGCTGCGGAAGGGTGCTTCGAAAACTAATCGTTATGTTTTATATGTCACCAATTTGTGTTTTGAAACCACAAGGGGAGACTTGGAAGATTACTTCGGTAGCAAAGGTTCTGTGAAATCGGTACGTATACCCAAAAAATGTAGAGGAGGTTTCGCTTTTGTCGAAATGAGCGATTTGGAAAGTTTTCAAAGAGGTTTCGAATTGCATGATACTGAACTCCAAGGTCGTCGTATAAAGGTGCAATTTTCCGAGGGAGGAAAAAAGAAATCAgccaataagaaaaatataatgagACAAAAAAATCGTAAATTAGCTAAAATGCGTAATGAACACAAAACCTTTACAAAGAGTGGTAAATTCTAcgataaaaatattaagaaagaaATTGCCCATGTTGTGGAGGCCAGTAAAAGATGGCGCAAGAAACCCGGCCCAGGTGGTGGTGCACCAAGACAAAAATAA
- the Egm gene encoding complex I assembly factor ACAD9, mitochondrial encodes MLHINKTKSIFNKTSFNLLKRCASTHKSFGSQAASSITDAPEHEEQIAEQPSSKLPPRQPLAKNFFAGLVDNELLAFPEVISREDMARLQNELLPLKNFFAEDFDSHTASATHALPTGLADNLKQLGLYGANVSSDFDGKGWGYSESLMASEPEAQATEVALSLLGHRSIVDVIQELGSPEQKQRFLPKLANGSLVASEAIYEFEASEDEFFNTKAQQESETHSWVLNGTKAFVVSPPKTSDADQLFLIVAQTQKSNIQNDAARSTTIFLVDSNTPGVKLGEKHQTLGCRATTTQTLTLENVRVSDSCVLGHAHEANVVADTLLRSSRLRNSMVGLGMAKNILQEISHHCIEKKLCGVVMKDLESVQTHLAKSCLSIYSIESMIYLTAGLLDEFKSPDVALESAITKYHCLKELFNICTTSLDIIGPKSLHAGQITETYFRNAAQLYTLGESIDNLSIYIALSGLQHAGSLMGDSIRKQRNPLFHPGHIFSKFMERSNIDNPNTEMNLKENVHPTLEPAALCIEHSVARLQMSVDLLFTRYGNGIVERHNESRRLADMVTTIYAMFASVARASRSYCIGLQLADHEMLTAMSICSDGRDKVKTLAQEVFNGQFVNNDNNLQRLSRQIVKSKGYFATHPLTYNF; translated from the exons ATGctgcatataaataaaacaaaaagcattttcaacaaaacctcCTTTAACTTATTGAAAAGATGCGCCTCCACTCACAAATCATTCGGCAGCCAGGCGGCTTCATCCATTACCGATGCACCCGAGCATGAGGAACAAATTGCAGAACAACCTTCATCCAAACTGCCACCTCGTCAGCCTTTAGCGAAAAACTTTTTTGCTGGCCTAGTTGACAATGAGTTGCTGGCTTTTCCGGAGGTTATAAGCCGTGAGGATATGGCTCGTTTACAGAATGAATTGTTGCCATTGAAAAATTTCTTTGCTGAGGATTTTGACAGTCATACGGCCAGTGCTACTCATGCATTGCCCACTGGTTTGGCTGATAATTTAAAACAGCTTGGTTTGTATGGTGCCAATGTCAGTAGTGACTTTGATGGTAAAGGCTGGGGTTACAGTGAAAGTCTGATGGCTTCTGAACCTGAAGCCCAAGCTACCGAAGTGGCATTGAGTTTGCTGGGACATCGTAGTATTGTAGATGTTATACAAGAGTTGGGCTCGCCGGAGCAGAAGCAAAGATTTCTGCCTAAGTTGGCGAATG gttcCCTTGTTGCTTCCGAAGCTATTTATGAATTCGAAGCATCGGAAGATGAATTTTTCAACACCAAGGCCCAGCAAGAAAGTGAAACACACAGTTGGGTATTGAATGGCACCAAAGCATTTGTAGTATCTCCCCCTAAGACTTCTGATGCCGACCAATTGTTTTTGATAGTTGCACAAACCCAAAAGTCCAATATACAAAATGATGCTGCTCGCTCGACAACAATATTCCTTGTCGATTCGAATACACCCGGTGTTAAACTGGGTGAAAAACATCAAACATTGGGTTGTCGAGCCACCACAACACAAACATTAACTTTGGAAAATGTGCGTGTTTCGGATAGTTGTGTTCTGGGTCATGCTCACGAAGCCAATGTAGTGGCTGATACCTTGTTAAGATCCAGTCGTTTACGTAATTCTATGGTTGGTTTGGGTATGGCGAAAAATATACTCCAAGAAATTTCCCATCATTGTATTGAGAAAAAGCTATGTGGAGTGGTGATGAA AGATTTGGAATCGGTACAAACTCATTTAGCTAAATCCTGTCTGTCGATTTACAGTATAGAAAGCATGATTTATTTGACAGCTGGTTTGTTAGATGAATTTAAATCTCCTGATGTTGCTTTGGAGTCGGCAATTACTAAG tATCACTGCCTTAAGGAACTTTTCAATATTTGCACCACATCTTTGGATATAATTGGTCCCAAATCATTACATGCGGGACAGATAACTGAAACCTATTTCCGTAATGCTGCCCAACTATATACTTTAGGGGAGTCTATTGATAATTTAAGCATATACATAGCTTTAAGTGGATTGCAGCATGCAGGA AGTCTAATGGGAGACAGTATACGCAAGCAGCGCAATCCCCTGTTCCATCCTGGTCACATTTTCTCCAAATTCATGGAAAGATCAAATATCGATAATCCAAATACCGAAATGAATCTTAAGGAAAATGTTCATCCCACCTTAGAGCCAGCTGCTTTGTGTATTGAACATTCTGTGGCACGCTTGCAAATGTCTGTCGATCTTCTGTTCACCCGTTATGGCAACGGTATTGTGGAACGTCATAATGAATCCAGGCGTTTGGCCGACATGGTCACCACAATTTATGCCATGTTTGCCAGTGTAGCCCGCGCCTCACGATCCTATTGTATTGGTTTACAATTGGCTGACCATGAAATGTTGACGGCCATGAGTATTTGTTCTGATGGTCGAGATAAAGTAAAAACCCTGGCTCAGGAAGTATTCAATGGACAGTTTGTTAATAATGATAACAATTTGCAAAGGCTGTCAAGACAAATTGTTAAGAGTAAAGGTTATTTTGCTACACATCCATTGACGTATAATTTCTAA
- the TyrRS-m gene encoding tyrosine--tRNA ligase, mitochondrial, whose amino-acid sequence MFSVKLIKFQQKLNNALYFKRFYMQRNLLALTDRGFFQDMFPDTAAPQMKKIFDSAPQTIYAGFDPTADSLHVGNLLVIMGLLHCQRAGHNPIALVGGATGLIGDPSGRKTERSQLQETIVEHNLESIKKQLEKVFQNHVDFLWDDKKHKQPLSSLRIVNNADWYKSLNIIDFIAHTGRHFRLGQMLSRSSVQSRLEAEGGMSFTEFTYQTFQAYDWLHLLRTYNCRFQLGGSDQMGNLMSGHELISRAEKKDVFGLTLPIVTDEEGDKFGKSAGNAVWLDGNKTSAFALYQFFVRRPDSEVEKLLKLYTFLPIEEIEFLMTEHKKEPEKRKAQTILAEDITLLVHGERGLKQAETITNALYKGNVEGLAELDHNEIKQTLSGATLVEMLAEPDMTMLKMAIKAKCFPTEADAIRIIAAGGFYVNQKRSQNIAELVTQGIHVLKNGLTLLRVGKRNFYIVKWLK is encoded by the exons atgttttccgttaaattaataaaatttcagcAAAAACTGAATAATGCATTGTATTTTAAACGTTTCTATATGCAAAGAAATCTTTTGGCCTTAACTGACAGAGGTTTCTTTCAGGATATGTTTCCAGATACAGCCGC gcctcaaatgaaaaaaatattcgattcaGCACCCCAAACTATATATGCGGGTTTTGATCCCACCGCTGACAGTTTGCATGTGGGTAATTTATTAGTTATAATGGGACTGTTACACTGTCAAAGAGCTGGCCATAATCCCATAGCACTGGTGGGTGGAGCTACAGGCTTGATAGGAGACCCCAGTGGCCGCAAAACAGAACGTAGTCAGTTGCAAGAAACTATAGTAGAGCATAATTTAGAATCAATTAAAAAGCAACTGGAAAAGGTATTTCAAAATCATGTAGATTTTTTGTGGGATGATAAGAAACATAAACAACCCCTGTCCTCTTTAAG AATAGTCAACAATGCCGATTGGTACAAAAGCCTTAATATCATTGACTTTATAGCTCATACTGGCAGACACTTTCGTTTGGGTCAAATGCTTTCCAGATCCTCAGTCCAGTCACGTCTCGAAGCTGAAGGCGGCATGAGTTTTACAGAATTTACCTACCAGACTTTCCAGGCTTATGACTGGTTGCATTTATTGCGTACTTACAATTGTCGTTTTCAGTTGGGCGGCTCTGATCAAATGGGTAATTTGATGTCTGGTCATGAATTGATAAGTCGAGCTGAGAAGAAAGATGTTTTTGGCTTGACTTTACCCATTGTTACCGATGAAGAAGGTGATAAATTTGGCAAATCGGCAGGCAATGCTGTTTGGTTAGATGGCAATAAAACATCGGCGTTTGCTCTCTACCAATTCTTCGTACGAAGGCCAGACTCTGAAGTGGAAAAATTGTTGAAACTATACACCTTTTTGCCAATTGAAGAAATAGAGTTCCTAATGACCGAACATAAAAAAGAGCCGGAGAAAAGAAAGGCCCAAACGATATTGGCTGAAGATATTACACTGTTGGTACATGGAG aaAGGGGTTTAAAACAAGCTGAAACTATTACCAATGCGTTGTATAAGGGAAATGTGGAAGGTTTGGCTGAATTGGATCACAACGAAATCAAACAGACATTATCAGGAGCCACTTTAGTAGAAATGTTAGCAGAACCTGATATGACTATGTTAAAAATGGCCATCAAAGCTAAATGTTTTCCAACCGAAG CTGATGCCATACGAATTATCGCTGCCGGAGGCTTTTATGTCAATCAAAAACGAAGCCAAAACATTGCCGAACTTGTAACGCAGGGTATACATGTCCTTAAAAATGGTTTAACTTTGCTGAGAGTGGGAAAACGTAACTTTTACATAGTTAAATGgttaaaataa
- the Cdk9 gene encoding cyclin-dependent kinase 9, producing MQQQQMMQRVGPPQPGTPTSSARNMSLFDKQKYIEDYDFPYCDESSKYEKVAKIGQGTFGEVFKAREKKSNKKFVAMKKVLMDNEKEGFPITALREIRILQLLKHENVVNLIEICRTKATANNGYRSTFYLVFDFCEHDLAGLLSNMNVKFSLGEIKKVMQQLLNGLYYIHSNKILHRDMKAANVLITKHGVLKLADFGLARAFSIPKNDAKNRYTNRVVTLWYRPPELLLGDRNYGPPVDMWGAGCIMAEMWTRSPIMQGNTEQQQLILISQLCGSFTPDVWPGVEELELYKSVELPKNQKRRVKERLRPYVKDPNGCDLLDKLLTLDPKKRIDADTALNHDFFWTDPMPCDLGKMLSQHLQSMFEYLAQPRRTNQMRNYHQQMATMNQKPPDNTMIDRVW from the exons ATGCAGCAACAACAGATGATGCAACGTGTTGGACCACCGCAACCGGGAACCCCTACCAGTTCGGCCCGCAACATGTCTTTAtttgataaacaaaaatatattgaagatTATGATTTCCCTTATTGCGATGAATCGTCCAAATATGAAAAGGTGGCCAAAATTGGCCAGGGAACATTTGGTGAAGTATTTAAGGCCAGAGAGAAAAAGTCAAACAAAAAGTTTGTGGCtatgaaaaaagttttaatggaCAACGAAAAAGAAGGG TTTCCTATAACTGCCTTGAGAGAAATTAGAATCCTACAACTTTTGAAACATGAGAATGTGGTAAATCTTATTGAAATATGCCGCACTAAGGCCACAGCTAACAATGGTTATCGTTCaacattttatttggtttttgatttttgcgaACATGATTTGGCTGGTTTATTGTCGAACATGAATGTCAAATTCAGTTTGGGAGAGATTAAAAAGGTCATGCAACAACTTTTAAATGGACTGTATTATATACATAGTAATAAG ATTCTCCATCGTGATATGAAAGCTGCCAACGTTTTAATCACCAAACATGGTGTGTTAAAATTAGCCGATTTCGGTTTGGCTCGTGCCTTTAGCATACCAAAGAATGATGCCAAAAATCGCTACACAAATCGTGTTGTTACCCTTTGGTATCGTCCACCAGAACTTTTGCTGGGTGATCGCAACTATGGTCCACCCGTCGATATGTGGGGTGCTGGTTGTATCATGGCTGAAATGTGGACACGTTCACCCATTATGCAGGGCAACACAGAACAACAGCAGCTGATTTTAATATCACAATTATGTGGTTCATTCACACCCGATGTTTGGCCAGGCGTAGAAGAGTTGGAATTGTATAAATCCGTTGAATTGCCTAAAAATCAAAAGAGACGTGTTAAGGAACGTTTGAGGCCTTATGTTAAAGATCCCAATGGCTGTGATTTGTTGGACAAACTCTTGACCTTGGATCCGAAGAAACGTATTGATGCCGACACTGCCCTGAATCATGATTTCTTTTGGACCGACCCAATGCCTTGTGATTTGGGTAAAATGTTGTCACAACATTTGCAAAGTATGTTTGAGTATTTGGCTCAACCCAGGCGGACCAATCAAATGCGTAACTATCATCAGCAAATGGCTACAATGAATCAAAAACCACCAGATAATACCATGATTGATCGTGTATGGTAA